Proteins found in one Vigna radiata var. radiata cultivar VC1973A unplaced genomic scaffold, Vradiata_ver6 scaffold_83, whole genome shotgun sequence genomic segment:
- the LOC106754105 gene encoding UV-stimulated scaffold protein A homolog isoform X1, which yields MGTEEGVHGKGTKVISLIEKATNSTAQEVDPRLLKAIKTVVRYSDSELRVATVTLMDLMKRDHAQVRYLALLIIDELFMRSKLFRTLVVENMDQLLSLSVGFRRNVPLPAPPAVATVLRSKAIEFLEKWNVSFGVHYRQLRLGYDYLKNTLRLQFPNIQANVERVRQERMERERRSKEIVLSKYESLKENSSSIKAGILSTMDEIDECLDILHAKQEERVSDDILDSDEHGDFHSLELQQLRLEALKEGEKVYENSDNTVVFDTLRELYKLLVAKHLITIQEWISVLVRVEVADNRFRDSILKEFIDIRNRLKSVKSKCEEAGCLLVNSSKHDEEDFWEEDNVVSMESSSSIPNDKNKHLDAHKMNSGNHGLHSNGSNGSETDSLRHQGHEVESDPERSKLIAEAPVVRWSSYLDNWGSNRVFMANQRGLELDSHWGRVDADAVIPADKIAELNVHAMPYEEKKVEIQPCLAPLKKGGLCQRRDMKLCPFHGPIIPRDDKGTPLSRSSSEDVNMDLGTDLVEQLAKQAVKNIRERDQEGAKKREIDKQSLKRAKLAKIREHNEAVLRDAALASTSRSATLGVDGELTNEDKLSGKDKKQSLASMLRKKVTPKDRIAEKLLSSRARVTSDRQHVASEDAKYREAFPNQW from the exons ATGGGTACGGAGGAAGGAGTACACGGAAAGGGAACGAAGGTGATATCTTTGATTGAGAAGGCCACCAACTCCACCGCGCAGGAGGTCGATCCCCGTCTCCTTAAGGCCATTAAAACGGTGGTTCGATATTCCGATTCGGAGCTCCGCGTAGCAACCGTAACCCTTATGGATCTCATGAAGCGCGACCATGCTCAG GTCCGGTACCTTGCGCTTCTAATAATTGACGAACTCTTCATGCGTTCAAAGCTTTTTAGGACCCTTGTTGTTGAGAACATGGATCAGTTGCTGAGTTTGAGTGTTGGATTCAGGCGAAACGTGCCTCTTCCTGCTCCACCAGCTGTTGCGACTGTTTTACGTTCTAAGGCCATTGAATTTTTGGAGAAGTGGAACGTGTCGTTTGGGGTTCATTACAGACAGCTCAGATTGGGTTATGATTATCTGAAGAATACACTCAGGCTCCAATTTCCTAACATACAAGCTAACGTGGAGCGGGTTCGTCAGGAGAGAATGGAAAGGGAGAGGAGGTCAAAGGAGATTGTACTGAGCAAGTATGAATCTTTAAAAGAGAATTCATCTTCAATAAAAGCAGGGATTTTATCTACGATGGATGAGATTGATGAGTGTTTGGACATTTTGCATGCAAAACAGGAGGAGCGTGTGTCAGATGATATATTGGACAGCGACGAACACGGTGACTTTCATTCTTTGGAGCTGCAGCAGCTTCGTCTTGAAGCATTAAAAGAAGGGGAGAAGGTTTATGAGAACAGTGACAACACAGTGGTTTTTGATACATTGAGGGAGCTATACAAACTTCTGGTGGCAAAGCACTTGATCACTATCCAAGAGTGGATTTCTGTTTTAGTACGAGTCGAAGTAGCCGACAATAGATTCAGAGATTCCATTTTGAAAGAGTTCATTGATATCCGAAATCGTCTAAAATCAGTTAAAAGTAAATGTGAAGAGGCTGGTTGTTTGCTCGTCAACTCATCAAAACATGATGAGGAAGATTTTTGGGAGGAGGATAACGTTGTATCTATGGAAAGCTCATCTAGCATACccaatgataaaaataaacatcttGATGCCCATAAAATGAATAGTGGAAATCATGGTTTGCACAGTAACGGGTCTAATGGCTCTGAAACTGACAGCCTGCgtcatcagggacatgaagtTGAGTCAGACCCTGAGAGGAGTAAACTTATAGCCGAAGCTCCTGTGGTACGATGGAGTTCTTACTTGGATAATTGGGGTTCAAACAGGGTTTTCATGGCTAACCAGCGGGGTTTGGAGCTTGATAGTCACTGGGGTAGAGTGGATGCTGATGCTGTTATTCCAGCAGATAAAATTGCCGAGCTGAATGTTCACGCAATGccttatgaagaaaagaaagttgaaatcCAACCATGCCTGGCTCCTTTAAAGAAAGGAGGATTGTGCCAGAGAAGAGATATGAAACTTTGTCCATTTCATGGACCTATCATTCCTCGAGATGACAAAGGGACCCCACTCAGCCGGAGCTCTTCAGAAGACGTGAATATGGATTTAGGCACTGATCTAGTGGAGCAGTTAGCCAAACAAGCAGTGAAAAATATTCGTGAGAGAGACCAAGAGGGggcaaagaagagagaaattgaTAAACAGTCGCTGAAACGTGCAAAACTAGCAAAAATTAGGGAACACAATGAAGCTGTTTTACGGGATGCTGCTTTGGCTTCTACTTCACGATCAGCCACGCTTGGAGTAGATGGGGAGTTAACTAATGAAGATAAACTATCTGGCAAAGACAAGAAACAAAGTCTTGCTTCTATGCTGCGAAAGAAAGTAACACCAAAAGATAGAATAGCCGAGAAGCTTTTAAGTTCGCGAGCAAGGGTTACTTCAGACAGGCAGCATGTGGCAAGTGAGGATGCCAAATATAGAGAAGCGTTCCCAAATCAATGGTAA
- the LOC106754105 gene encoding UV-stimulated scaffold protein A homolog isoform X2, whose translation MLRFQLSSTAKIPQIDFDRYVLQVRYLALLIIDELFMRSKLFRTLVVENMDQLLSLSVGFRRNVPLPAPPAVATVLRSKAIEFLEKWNVSFGVHYRQLRLGYDYLKNTLRLQFPNIQANVERVRQERMERERRSKEIVLSKYESLKENSSSIKAGILSTMDEIDECLDILHAKQEERVSDDILDSDEHGDFHSLELQQLRLEALKEGEKVYENSDNTVVFDTLRELYKLLVAKHLITIQEWISVLVRVEVADNRFRDSILKEFIDIRNRLKSVKSKCEEAGCLLVNSSKHDEEDFWEEDNVVSMESSSSIPNDKNKHLDAHKMNSGNHGLHSNGSNGSETDSLRHQGHEVESDPERSKLIAEAPVVRWSSYLDNWGSNRVFMANQRGLELDSHWGRVDADAVIPADKIAELNVHAMPYEEKKVEIQPCLAPLKKGGLCQRRDMKLCPFHGPIIPRDDKGTPLSRSSSEDVNMDLGTDLVEQLAKQAVKNIRERDQEGAKKREIDKQSLKRAKLAKIREHNEAVLRDAALASTSRSATLGVDGELTNEDKLSGKDKKQSLASMLRKKVTPKDRIAEKLLSSRARVTSDRQHVASEDAKYREAFPNQW comes from the exons ATGCTCAG aTTCCAACTGTCATCTACAGCAAAAATTCCTCAGATTGACTTTGACAGATATGTGTTGCAGGTCCGGTACCTTGCGCTTCTAATAATTGACGAACTCTTCATGCGTTCAAAGCTTTTTAGGACCCTTGTTGTTGAGAACATGGATCAGTTGCTGAGTTTGAGTGTTGGATTCAGGCGAAACGTGCCTCTTCCTGCTCCACCAGCTGTTGCGACTGTTTTACGTTCTAAGGCCATTGAATTTTTGGAGAAGTGGAACGTGTCGTTTGGGGTTCATTACAGACAGCTCAGATTGGGTTATGATTATCTGAAGAATACACTCAGGCTCCAATTTCCTAACATACAAGCTAACGTGGAGCGGGTTCGTCAGGAGAGAATGGAAAGGGAGAGGAGGTCAAAGGAGATTGTACTGAGCAAGTATGAATCTTTAAAAGAGAATTCATCTTCAATAAAAGCAGGGATTTTATCTACGATGGATGAGATTGATGAGTGTTTGGACATTTTGCATGCAAAACAGGAGGAGCGTGTGTCAGATGATATATTGGACAGCGACGAACACGGTGACTTTCATTCTTTGGAGCTGCAGCAGCTTCGTCTTGAAGCATTAAAAGAAGGGGAGAAGGTTTATGAGAACAGTGACAACACAGTGGTTTTTGATACATTGAGGGAGCTATACAAACTTCTGGTGGCAAAGCACTTGATCACTATCCAAGAGTGGATTTCTGTTTTAGTACGAGTCGAAGTAGCCGACAATAGATTCAGAGATTCCATTTTGAAAGAGTTCATTGATATCCGAAATCGTCTAAAATCAGTTAAAAGTAAATGTGAAGAGGCTGGTTGTTTGCTCGTCAACTCATCAAAACATGATGAGGAAGATTTTTGGGAGGAGGATAACGTTGTATCTATGGAAAGCTCATCTAGCATACccaatgataaaaataaacatcttGATGCCCATAAAATGAATAGTGGAAATCATGGTTTGCACAGTAACGGGTCTAATGGCTCTGAAACTGACAGCCTGCgtcatcagggacatgaagtTGAGTCAGACCCTGAGAGGAGTAAACTTATAGCCGAAGCTCCTGTGGTACGATGGAGTTCTTACTTGGATAATTGGGGTTCAAACAGGGTTTTCATGGCTAACCAGCGGGGTTTGGAGCTTGATAGTCACTGGGGTAGAGTGGATGCTGATGCTGTTATTCCAGCAGATAAAATTGCCGAGCTGAATGTTCACGCAATGccttatgaagaaaagaaagttgaaatcCAACCATGCCTGGCTCCTTTAAAGAAAGGAGGATTGTGCCAGAGAAGAGATATGAAACTTTGTCCATTTCATGGACCTATCATTCCTCGAGATGACAAAGGGACCCCACTCAGCCGGAGCTCTTCAGAAGACGTGAATATGGATTTAGGCACTGATCTAGTGGAGCAGTTAGCCAAACAAGCAGTGAAAAATATTCGTGAGAGAGACCAAGAGGGggcaaagaagagagaaattgaTAAACAGTCGCTGAAACGTGCAAAACTAGCAAAAATTAGGGAACACAATGAAGCTGTTTTACGGGATGCTGCTTTGGCTTCTACTTCACGATCAGCCACGCTTGGAGTAGATGGGGAGTTAACTAATGAAGATAAACTATCTGGCAAAGACAAGAAACAAAGTCTTGCTTCTATGCTGCGAAAGAAAGTAACACCAAAAGATAGAATAGCCGAGAAGCTTTTAAGTTCGCGAGCAAGGGTTACTTCAGACAGGCAGCATGTGGCAAGTGAGGATGCCAAATATAGAGAAGCGTTCCCAAATCAATGGTAA
- the LOC106754107 gene encoding E3 ubiquitin-protein ligase SINAT3, producing MSERMESSSIESSTVSSMTMMEDDEHPHQFSSISKLHNNGPTTTSVHDLLECPVCTNSMYPPIHQCHNGHTLCSTCKTRVHNRCPTCRQELGDIRCLALEKIAESLELPCRYISLGCPEIFPYYSKLKHEAICNFRPYNCPYAGSDCSVVGDIPCLVAHLRDDHRVDMHSGCTFNHRYVKSNPMEVENATWMLTVFHCFGQYFCLHFEAFQLGMAPVYMAFLRFMGDEREARNYSYSLEVGGNGRKLTFEGSPRSIRDSHKKVRDSHDGLIIYRNMALFFSGGDRKELKLRVTGRIWKEQQNPEGGVCIPNLCS from the exons ATGAGCGAGAGAATGGAATCCAGTAGCATTGAGAGCAGCACTGTGTCATCGATGACTATGATGGAGGATGATGAACATCCTCATCAGTTTTCTTCAATCTCGAAGCTGCATAACAACGGCCCCACCACTACCAGTGTCCACGACCTTCTTGAATGCCCTGTCTGCACCAACTCCATGTACCCTCCAATTCATCAG TGCCACAACGGGCACACGCTTTGTTCAACTTGCAAGACAAGGGTACACAACAGATGCCCAACTTGCAGGCAGGAGCTCGGAGATATAAGATGTTTGGCATTAGAGAAGATAGCAGAATCACTTGAGCTGCCATGTAGATATATCTCTCTTGGGTGTCCAGAGATATTTCCTTATTACAGCAAACTCAAACATGAGGCTATTTGTAACTTCAGACCATATAACTGTCCTTATGCCGGGTCTGACTGTTCTGTGGTTGGGGATATTCCATGCCTTGTTGCTCATTTAAGGGATGACCACAGGGTTGATATGCATTCTGGATGCACTTTCAACCATCGCTATGTAAAGTCTAATCCCATGGAAGTGGAAAATGCTACATGGATGCTAACG GTTTTCCATTGTTTTGGGCAATATTTTTGCCTCCATTTTGAGGCCTTCCAGCTTGGCATGGCTCCGGTGTACATGGCATTCCTCCGATTCATGGGTGACGAAAGAGAGGCGAGAAACTACAGCTACAGTTTGGAGGTGGGTGGAAATGGACGAAAACTAACTTTTGAGGGGAGTCCAAGAAGCATTAGAGATAGTCATAAGAAAGTCAGAGACAGTCATGATGGTCTCATCATTTACCGCAACATGGCGCTTTTCTTCTCAGGTGGAGACAGGAAAGAGTTGAAGCTACGAGTAACAGGAAGGATATGGAAAGAACAGCAAAACCCTGAAGGTGGAGTGTGCATACCCAACCTCTGTAGCTAG